In the genome of Oceanispirochaeta sp., one region contains:
- a CDS encoding HD domain-containing phosphohydrolase produces the protein MEKSIFNRIFIVDDDQSIRKVLRIQLENAGYNIHIAQSGEEALQVLQNNLFKPDCILSDIRMPGMSGLDLLPLFKEKLPLVPVIMLTAHTDLDTGLSAMRLGSFDYITKPVRKQELLETIKKALQYRAVLFENERLTRESKQYQETLEQSVRDRTKELFKAYQTLKDTNLATVRVLAETIEAKDPYTRGHCNRVRLFSRETALHYGLESEKIEILEYGALLHDIGKIGIPESLLHKQRPLNHDEKFAFEEHPTIGENILKLVDFFTPCLDIVRHHHEWFDGTGYPDRIKGPETEFLTKIVQVTDAYDAMTSNRPYRSALPVESALDELKQGRGIQFDPEIVDLFVDEKIYLICLEAV, from the coding sequence ATGGAAAAAAGCATATTTAACAGAATATTTATCGTTGATGATGACCAGTCTATTCGCAAAGTCCTGCGGATCCAGCTTGAAAACGCTGGTTATAATATTCATATTGCCCAGTCGGGAGAAGAAGCTCTCCAAGTGCTGCAAAATAATCTATTCAAACCTGACTGCATTCTTTCCGACATCAGGATGCCTGGTATGAGCGGTCTTGATCTACTTCCTCTGTTCAAAGAGAAACTGCCTCTTGTCCCAGTCATCATGCTCACGGCACATACCGATCTTGACACAGGTCTTTCCGCCATGAGGCTCGGTTCCTTCGATTACATCACAAAACCAGTGAGAAAACAGGAACTTCTTGAAACCATTAAAAAGGCACTTCAGTACAGGGCTGTCTTATTTGAAAATGAACGCTTAACCAGGGAAAGCAAACAATACCAGGAGACTCTGGAGCAAAGTGTGCGAGACAGGACAAAAGAACTGTTTAAGGCATACCAGACCCTCAAGGATACAAACCTGGCCACAGTCCGGGTCCTGGCGGAAACAATCGAAGCCAAAGACCCCTATACCCGGGGTCATTGCAACAGGGTCAGATTGTTCTCCAGAGAAACGGCTCTGCATTACGGTCTGGAATCAGAAAAGATTGAGATTCTGGAATATGGTGCCCTTCTTCATGACATTGGAAAAATCGGCATACCCGAGAGTCTGCTTCATAAACAGAGACCACTGAATCACGATGAGAAATTTGCTTTCGAAGAGCATCCGACCATCGGTGAGAACATACTTAAATTGGTTGACTTCTTTACCCCCTGCCTCGACATTGTCAGGCATCACCATGAGTGGTTCGATGGAACGGGATACCCCGACAGGATCAAAGGACCAGAAACTGAGTTCCTTACAAAGATTGTTCAGGTCACCGATGCTTATGACGCTATGACTTCAAACAGACCCTACAGATCGGCCCTGCCGGTAGAATCGGCTCTGGACGAGCTGAAACAGGGGAGGGGAATACAGTTTGATCCTGAGATTGTGGATCTATTTGTCGATGAAAAAATTTATCTGATTTGTCTCGAGGCCGTTTAA